One genomic window of Arthrobacter sp. KBS0703 includes the following:
- a CDS encoding glycoside hydrolase family 76 protein, whose product MQPDAESTGPAAAHQEQREPDSAAPEWAERANAAARSVSRLFGQRLFFLPGTHIAAILRPSGRLKNLARPWHYWWQAHYLDCLVDTGRRELGTTGQPPAKFDGERRPSAGRLASRLVTGIRLRNFLSYVNSYYDDMAWLALATLRLEQLAAESRRPGRRRHGRIRKSLTLQFDSASTDDLGGGTFWSTKRDFKNTPATAPVALYYARTGNPARAQALLDWLDAKLFDPVRGLYQDGLRINAAGEAFLVDTIYTYNQGPVLGALLELGGTANLARAAEVVEAVARHLTLPGSGATDPGTSGTSGAAVLRCDGMGDGGLFTGILTRYLALAARDGRLPEATRATAARLVTDTAEAFWAGRRTVSAGEALAKRGSADLLVFSSEPALPARDAYPPGTAVELSTQLQAWMTLEAAAAIAAARTSLGNQLRHAIVT is encoded by the coding sequence GCTGTTCGGCCAGCGCCTGTTCTTCCTGCCCGGGACCCACATCGCCGCCATCCTCCGGCCCTCCGGCCGCCTCAAAAACCTCGCCCGCCCCTGGCACTACTGGTGGCAGGCGCACTACCTGGACTGCCTCGTGGACACCGGCCGCCGTGAACTCGGGACCACGGGGCAGCCGCCGGCAAAGTTCGACGGCGAACGCCGCCCCAGCGCGGGCCGGCTCGCTTCGCGGCTTGTCACGGGGATCCGGCTGCGCAACTTCCTGTCGTACGTCAACAGCTACTACGACGACATGGCCTGGCTGGCACTGGCCACCCTTCGGCTGGAGCAGCTGGCGGCGGAGAGCCGCAGGCCGGGCCGCCGGCGCCACGGCCGCATCCGGAAGAGCCTGACACTGCAGTTCGATTCGGCCTCGACGGACGACCTTGGCGGCGGAACATTCTGGAGCACAAAGAGGGACTTCAAGAACACCCCGGCCACGGCACCGGTGGCGCTGTACTACGCACGGACCGGCAACCCGGCCAGGGCACAGGCGCTGCTGGACTGGCTCGACGCCAAGCTTTTCGACCCCGTCCGCGGCCTCTACCAGGACGGCCTCCGGATCAACGCGGCGGGCGAGGCCTTCCTGGTGGACACCATTTACACCTACAACCAGGGCCCGGTCCTCGGCGCCCTGCTGGAACTCGGCGGCACCGCCAACCTGGCGCGGGCGGCGGAAGTGGTGGAAGCCGTGGCACGGCACCTCACCCTCCCCGGATCCGGCGCAACGGACCCCGGCACCTCCGGCACCTCCGGCGCCGCCGTCCTCCGCTGTGACGGAATGGGCGACGGCGGCCTGTTCACGGGGATTCTGACGCGGTACCTGGCGCTCGCCGCCCGCGACGGACGCCTGCCGGAGGCGACCCGCGCTACCGCCGCGCGCCTGGTCACGGACACTGCCGAGGCGTTCTGGGCCGGCCGGCGGACCGTTTCCGCCGGCGAGGCACTGGCGAAACGCGGCAGCGCGGACCTTCTGGTCTTCTCGTCCGAGCCGGCACTGCCCGCAAGGGACGCTTATCCGCCGGGCACCGCCGTCGAGCTTTCCACCCAGCTCCAGGCATGGATGACGCTCGAAGCGGCGGCGGCCATCGCCGCCGCCCGCACTAGCCTCGGGAACCAATTACGGCACGCAATAGTTACGTAA